One window of Leopardus geoffroyi isolate Oge1 chromosome B3, O.geoffroyi_Oge1_pat1.0, whole genome shotgun sequence genomic DNA carries:
- the NKX2-8 gene encoding homeobox protein Nkx-2.8 isoform X2 gives MLFIGNNPHYLSPLWANQTESLMPRAASCRLWEPAHGVHLWRPPVAATSRPPLGSQPAPPPASFPSLAMATSGRLSFTVRSLLDLPEQDAQHLRRHEPELCAPQPGPCATWLESERGHYPSSDESSPETSPPDSSQRPSARPVSPGSDAEKRKKRRVLFSKAQTLELERRFRQQRYLSAPEREQLARLLRLTPTQVKIWFQNHRYKLKRARAPGAPGTAESPDLAAAAELRAAPGLLRRVVVPVLVRDGQPCGGSGEMGTASAQDKSGASPAAVCPLPGYAAFGPCSALGLFPAYQHLAPPALVSWNW, from the exons ATGTTATTCATTGGTAACAATCCCCATTATCTGTCCCCACTTTGGGCTAATCAGACAGAATCGCTAATGCCGAGAGCTGCTTCCTGCCGCCTCTGGGAG CCAGCGCATGGCGTGCACCTCTGGCGCCCACCCGTAGCAGCTACGTCCCGGCCGCCCCTCGGTTCccagcctgccccgccccccgcctccttcccctccttggcCATGGCCACCTCTGGACGCCTGAGCTTCACCGTGCGCAGCCTCCTGGATTTACCCGAACAGGACGCGCAGCACCTGCGGAGGCACGAGCCGGAGCTATGCGCTCCCCAACCCGGCCCCTGCGCCACCTGGTTGGAATCCGAGCGCGGCCACTACCCCT CCTCGGACGAGAGCAGCCCAGAGACCAGCCCGCCCGACTCGTCGCAGCGGCCGTCCGCTCGGCCGGTGTCTCCTGGCTCAGAcgctgaaaagagaaagaagcgtCGGGTGCTGTTCTCCAAGGCGCAAACGCTGGAGTTGGAGCGGCGCTTCCGGCAGCAGCGCTACCTGTCGGCGCCCGAGCGCGAGCAGCTGGCGCGCCTGCTTCGCCTCACGCCCACACAGGTCAAAATCTGGTTCCAGAACCATCGCTACAAGCTGAAGCGCGCGCGCGCACCGGGCGCGCCGGGGACGGCGGAGTCGCCTGACCTGGCAGCAGCTGCGGAGCTGCGCGCCGCACCCGGCCTGCTGCGCCGCGTGGTGGTCCCCGTGCTGGTGCGCGACGGTCAGCCGTGTGGCGGCAGCGGCGAGATGGGCACGGCCTCCGCCCAGGACAAGAGCGGCGCGTCCCCAGCCGCTGTCTGCCCTCTGCCGGGCTACGCCGCCTTCGGGCCCTGCTCGGCTCTTGGCCTCTTCCCCGCCTACCAGCACTTAGCGCCCCCAGCCCTGGTCTCCTGGAACTGGTGA
- the NKX2-8 gene encoding homeobox protein Nkx-2.8 isoform X1 yields the protein MLFIGNNPHYLSPLWANQTESLMPRAASCRLWEQPAHGVHLWRPPVAATSRPPLGSQPAPPPASFPSLAMATSGRLSFTVRSLLDLPEQDAQHLRRHEPELCAPQPGPCATWLESERGHYPSSDESSPETSPPDSSQRPSARPVSPGSDAEKRKKRRVLFSKAQTLELERRFRQQRYLSAPEREQLARLLRLTPTQVKIWFQNHRYKLKRARAPGAPGTAESPDLAAAAELRAAPGLLRRVVVPVLVRDGQPCGGSGEMGTASAQDKSGASPAAVCPLPGYAAFGPCSALGLFPAYQHLAPPALVSWNW from the exons ATGTTATTCATTGGTAACAATCCCCATTATCTGTCCCCACTTTGGGCTAATCAGACAGAATCGCTAATGCCGAGAGCTGCTTCCTGCCGCCTCTGGGAG CAGCCAGCGCATGGCGTGCACCTCTGGCGCCCACCCGTAGCAGCTACGTCCCGGCCGCCCCTCGGTTCccagcctgccccgccccccgcctccttcccctccttggcCATGGCCACCTCTGGACGCCTGAGCTTCACCGTGCGCAGCCTCCTGGATTTACCCGAACAGGACGCGCAGCACCTGCGGAGGCACGAGCCGGAGCTATGCGCTCCCCAACCCGGCCCCTGCGCCACCTGGTTGGAATCCGAGCGCGGCCACTACCCCT CCTCGGACGAGAGCAGCCCAGAGACCAGCCCGCCCGACTCGTCGCAGCGGCCGTCCGCTCGGCCGGTGTCTCCTGGCTCAGAcgctgaaaagagaaagaagcgtCGGGTGCTGTTCTCCAAGGCGCAAACGCTGGAGTTGGAGCGGCGCTTCCGGCAGCAGCGCTACCTGTCGGCGCCCGAGCGCGAGCAGCTGGCGCGCCTGCTTCGCCTCACGCCCACACAGGTCAAAATCTGGTTCCAGAACCATCGCTACAAGCTGAAGCGCGCGCGCGCACCGGGCGCGCCGGGGACGGCGGAGTCGCCTGACCTGGCAGCAGCTGCGGAGCTGCGCGCCGCACCCGGCCTGCTGCGCCGCGTGGTGGTCCCCGTGCTGGTGCGCGACGGTCAGCCGTGTGGCGGCAGCGGCGAGATGGGCACGGCCTCCGCCCAGGACAAGAGCGGCGCGTCCCCAGCCGCTGTCTGCCCTCTGCCGGGCTACGCCGCCTTCGGGCCCTGCTCGGCTCTTGGCCTCTTCCCCGCCTACCAGCACTTAGCGCCCCCAGCCCTGGTCTCCTGGAACTGGTGA